The Candidatus Eisenbacteria bacterium genome includes a window with the following:
- a CDS encoding ribonuclease HI family protein: MRYRVYTDGAARGNPGPAAIGIVVEDETGRTVYESSRTIGVRTNNEAEYLALIAALQYLKESRITSADFHLDSELVVRQILGQYRVKEPRLQSLHGQAVMLLNAVPTRTIRHVPRARNARADELANEALDAEGTAPPAGSEGPRGE, encoded by the coding sequence ATGCGCTATCGCGTGTACACGGACGGAGCCGCGCGTGGAAACCCCGGCCCGGCGGCCATCGGGATCGTGGTCGAGGACGAGACCGGGCGGACCGTCTACGAGTCCAGTCGAACCATCGGGGTCCGGACGAACAACGAGGCCGAGTATCTCGCCCTCATCGCCGCCCTCCAGTACCTCAAGGAGTCGCGGATCACGAGCGCCGACTTCCACCTCGACAGCGAGCTCGTCGTTCGCCAGATCCTGGGCCAGTACCGGGTGAAGGAGCCGCGCCTCCAGTCCCTCCACGGCCAGGCCGTGATGCTCCTGAACGCGGTGCCGACGCGCACGATCCGCCATGTCCCCCGAGCCCGGAACGCGCGCGCGGACGAGCTGGCGAACGAGGCACTCGACGCCGAGGGCACGGCGCCACCGGCCGGGTCGGAAGGGCCGCGAGGGGAGTAG